A part of Melittangium boletus DSM 14713 genomic DNA contains:
- a CDS encoding DEAD/DEAH box helicase: MSALAQLQEAVRKEARPGIWTVGVNLARSGAVALQKRTDKELQLRVKAPGRTVALTVSLYPGDDVWECDCPSQVDPCEHVVAAAIAVQQAEKQDAPMEVAATRWSRVVYRFSRVEGGLELHRHIAHADGTTEPLDESLALVLAKPARAAKLQVEQSDLLADRLLEKRTRGALPPERLEALLKVLEPARNVLLDGQPVAVSDEIVYPRALVEDRGGQIVITVAKDPRITDVVSPGVAVCADALARLGETSVTGVWLQNLPSTRSYPAEQIGEISSKVLPELARRMPIDMRSKRLPSIDRDLKPRILVELQQLESGLSVFPTLVYGAPPAVRIDNGRMTYLRGSVPLRDEVAEQKLIHQLRDELNLVPGRRVMVQGQEMVRWADKLRRWRGDLTGDGSGVVSPDTRLVPSLRVESTDAGAGMPEVRFTLDFQVEGMKGGPRTVDAAAVVRAWNEGLGLVPLEGGGWAPLPRAWLDKNGARVADLLAARQADGKVASFALPELKALCETLEQPPPPGLDKLAPLVEGFEKLPAPVLPGDLTATPRSYQLQGVSWLGFLKSAGLGGILADDMGLGKTLQTICVLGARSLVVCPTSVLPNWAAELKRFRPSLKVNVYHGPGRALDESADVTLTTYALLRLDSTVLSARTWETVVLDEAQAIKNPESQAARAAFGLKANFRLALSGTPLENRLEELWSLMHFTNPGLLGARRQFEEKVARPITDGQKGAAEGLRRRIRPFVLRRLKREVAPELPPRTESVMHVSMDERERSVYDAVMAATRAEVVALLNEGGSVLKALEALLRLRQAACHPALVPGQRAANSSKVQMLVDALDTAVSDGHKALVFSQWTSLLDLIEPHLKAAGIAFDRLDGTTTNRGEITERFQGENGAPVLLMSLKAGGTGLNLTAADHVFLMDPWWNPAAEAQAADRAHRIGQERPVMVYRLVSQGTVEERILGLQEKKRALFEAALSEASAATAITRDDLLELFA, translated from the coding sequence ATGTCCGCGCTCGCTCAATTGCAGGAAGCTGTTCGGAAGGAAGCCCGCCCTGGCATCTGGACCGTCGGGGTGAACCTGGCCCGCTCCGGAGCCGTCGCGCTCCAGAAGCGCACGGACAAGGAGCTCCAGCTTCGGGTGAAGGCCCCTGGACGCACCGTGGCCCTCACCGTGTCGCTCTATCCGGGAGACGACGTCTGGGAGTGTGACTGTCCGAGCCAGGTGGACCCGTGCGAGCACGTGGTGGCCGCGGCCATCGCCGTGCAGCAGGCGGAGAAGCAGGACGCGCCCATGGAGGTGGCCGCCACGCGCTGGTCCCGGGTGGTGTACCGCTTCTCGCGCGTGGAGGGCGGGTTGGAGCTCCATCGGCACATCGCCCACGCGGACGGGACGACGGAGCCCCTGGACGAGAGCCTGGCCTTGGTGCTGGCCAAACCCGCCCGCGCCGCCAAGCTCCAGGTCGAGCAGTCGGACCTGCTCGCGGACCGGCTCCTGGAGAAGCGCACCCGGGGCGCGCTGCCGCCCGAGCGTCTGGAGGCCCTGCTCAAGGTGCTGGAGCCCGCCCGCAACGTCCTGCTCGATGGGCAACCCGTGGCCGTGTCGGATGAAATCGTCTATCCGCGCGCGCTCGTGGAGGACCGGGGCGGGCAGATCGTCATCACCGTGGCGAAGGATCCGCGCATCACCGACGTGGTGAGCCCGGGCGTCGCCGTCTGCGCGGATGCGCTGGCCCGGCTGGGGGAGACCTCGGTGACGGGCGTGTGGTTGCAGAACCTGCCCAGCACGCGCTCCTACCCGGCCGAGCAGATCGGGGAGATCTCCTCGAAGGTGCTCCCGGAGCTGGCCCGGCGCATGCCCATCGACATGCGCAGCAAGCGGCTGCCGTCGATCGATCGAGACCTCAAGCCGCGCATCCTGGTGGAGTTGCAGCAGTTGGAGTCCGGCCTGTCCGTGTTCCCCACGCTCGTCTATGGCGCGCCGCCGGCGGTGCGCATCGACAACGGCCGCATGACGTACCTGCGCGGCTCGGTGCCCCTGCGGGACGAGGTGGCCGAGCAGAAGCTCATCCACCAACTGCGCGACGAGCTGAACCTGGTGCCGGGACGGCGGGTGATGGTGCAGGGCCAGGAGATGGTGCGCTGGGCGGACAAGCTGCGGCGTTGGCGGGGAGACCTGACGGGAGATGGCTCGGGCGTGGTGAGCCCGGACACGCGGCTCGTGCCGTCGCTCCGGGTGGAGTCCACCGACGCGGGGGCGGGCATGCCCGAGGTGCGCTTCACGCTCGACTTCCAGGTGGAGGGCATGAAGGGCGGCCCGAGGACGGTGGACGCGGCGGCGGTGGTGCGCGCGTGGAACGAGGGACTGGGGCTGGTGCCCCTCGAGGGCGGAGGGTGGGCGCCGCTGCCCCGGGCGTGGCTCGACAAGAATGGCGCGCGCGTCGCGGATCTGCTGGCGGCGCGGCAGGCGGATGGCAAGGTGGCGAGCTTCGCCCTGCCCGAGCTCAAGGCGCTGTGCGAGACATTGGAGCAGCCGCCGCCTCCGGGGTTGGACAAGCTGGCGCCCCTGGTCGAGGGCTTCGAGAAGCTGCCCGCGCCGGTACTGCCCGGGGACCTCACCGCCACGCCGCGCTCCTACCAGTTGCAGGGCGTGAGCTGGCTGGGCTTCCTCAAGAGCGCGGGGCTCGGCGGCATCCTGGCGGACGACATGGGTCTGGGAAAGACGCTCCAGACGATCTGCGTCCTGGGCGCGCGCTCGCTCGTCGTCTGTCCCACGAGCGTGCTGCCCAACTGGGCCGCGGAGCTCAAGCGCTTCCGCCCCTCGCTCAAGGTGAACGTGTACCACGGGCCCGGCCGCGCCCTGGACGAGTCCGCCGATGTGACACTCACCACGTATGCGCTGCTGCGGCTGGACTCGACGGTGCTCTCGGCGCGCACTTGGGAGACGGTGGTGCTGGACGAGGCCCAGGCCATCAAGAATCCGGAGAGCCAGGCGGCGCGCGCGGCGTTTGGCCTCAAGGCGAACTTTCGTCTGGCCTTGAGCGGCACGCCGCTGGAGAACCGGCTGGAGGAACTGTGGAGCCTCATGCACTTCACCAACCCGGGGCTGCTCGGGGCGCGCCGCCAGTTCGAGGAGAAGGTGGCCCGGCCCATCACGGACGGGCAGAAGGGCGCGGCCGAGGGGTTGCGCCGGCGCATCCGTCCCTTCGTGTTGCGCCGGCTCAAGCGCGAGGTCGCGCCGGAGTTGCCGCCGCGCACCGAGTCCGTCATGCACGTGTCGATGGATGAGCGCGAGCGCTCCGTCTACGACGCGGTGATGGCGGCGACGCGCGCGGAGGTGGTGGCGCTCCTGAACGAGGGCGGCAGCGTGCTCAAGGCGTTGGAGGCCCTGCTGCGGTTGCGCCAGGCGGCGTGCCATCCGGCGCTCGTGCCGGGACAGCGCGCGGCCAATTCGTCGAAGGTGCAGATGCTCGTGGACGCGCTCGACACGGCGGTGTCGGACGGCCACAAGGCGCTGGTGTTCTCGCAGTGGACGTCGCTGTTGGATCTCATCGAGCCGCATCTGAAGGCGGCGGGCATCGCCTTCGACCGGTTGGACGGCACGACGACGAACCGAGGGGAAATCACCGAGCGCTTCCAGGGAGAGAATGGCGCTCCGGTGCTGCTCATGTCGCTCAAGGCGGGCGGAACGGGTTTGAACCTCACGGCGGCGGACCACGTGTTCCTGATGGACCCGTGGTGGAACCCGGCGGCGGAGGCGCAGGCGGCGGACCGGGCCCACCGCATCGGACAGGAGCGGCCGGTGATGGTGTACCGGCTGGTGTCCCAGGGTACGGTGGAGGAGCGCATCCTCGGGCTCCAGGAGAAGAAGCGCGCCCTGTTCGAGGCGGCCCTGAGCGAGGCCTCGGCGGCCACGGCCATCACCCGCGACGACCTGCTGGAACTGTTCGCCTGA
- a CDS encoding RHS repeat-associated core domain-containing protein, whose amino-acid sequence MPHPGAVLFSQAPSVSSLPLRILFPLVVCLATALAVPAHAAHPFADSLIQPPGLAVPQRGSLVGSLAGVAFSASDLSRGGYTLESPFAVPSDQGPLLAPIFPQYSVDQGISEWGMGWQATLALTRFRAVGSLDYATDGLTGPWGELVQGTDGDWYPRGLSTGVRVAATADGFVAYLPDGTRQVFGGAARVQNARGTYSWHLTEVVTATGWRTSLAYEANASGRLFLKTVSFGGVGNNTQYQVEFVYAPVPVPFSDWRSSQALVLDRRVQKVVVSGRSHASSVLRERWHYDLTYQQEALSPAFFLKDVVRVFASGESEPPVRYTYNTGTTRLTSAQFRYVPQFDSVAAQLGWDALYPTRTAPIDVNEDGLVDLEHHESNVLAVQGPTGFTLESLPAASGPVHSACRWAPSAENPVRHLMKLRPEDTAYRVLDLRYGVTSSSTTRLTVCERDGVAVHTAELPGNLESGPNNRLVDLDGDKRPDFIEVFSGGYQVLPNTSTAAGYSFGAPIRRALSPQFLPEKTWLHDMNGDGLLDIVAYFDPGLAVWFGRGGHEFAPEAVLMSFYADGALLGDLSSYQIHFVDVNKDGVSDALIAQDSLVFIFINDGTRFRYIRVPALRTLLGLVASYPMVVDVTGSGDTEVAVVEAFQGMTQSVALNAAETGLLRTADDGKGTVLSFEYGRAPAEAGVRQRATVLKKLVVDSSGADPVTYTYQYSGGRVHSKGLHLLGFDQVVRQAPSLVEQVGFINDDTSVGLSVSSFESDARTPGIGRYSTRSFDLVFFQGLPWRRLKEERSGYTQQTVDGPLVSEEFTEYPAYDDSELCPSRTVRHTAQGTLTTERRRAVVPGLSRHLHCLEDRLILSGQHPQSAFNFHHEAWLTRNAVGLVQRVQSVGEDGLLTLQEVVYRSDFAVESVSVPGRGTTFFEMEPGSFLLRKVTSPDGSVVEVTERDPLTDAIRVLSNQHGPQSYTQSFRYDGQERLQKQWDSLGGATESNPALSFAYQFATVQRPAMVNITTLVEALSGARRQSVEWSTAAGRQVATAQRIPEGWAFEGVTTFHPGLLETRDYNRPTEPASTVPGTVTYQQLHTGLQSVGIRRAAGFGHEVEALSKLHADVERQVVSSLGLDAGLVRSESLENGTWRTRVWRNGSREVVRREQPDGTTYQFERDMLGRLRGVLLPDGKHHGVTHDAYGRVTQVTREGLSSIVYHYAPITGLLSSRVFYSAQGVPQRSETWTYDAIGRRSVELHTDLIHGTTQSYRFFYDGALPGMPSRRTHLGALSAVQGDGYLKTFDHRADGKLSLFTLRLDGWRTVESQFQYAADGEPTWSSTTVREADGSVLSTSTTQQRWDAHGRLSEVLRNGVSLATFGYDGNGQASWASFNTGDQIQLGYDPLTRRRLSLAQTAVAGWNASSAQRLDARGFLARESLVVGGKNLLRFYDYSAQGFLTHAQDAENAYSYTFDGAGLPLSVEDANGHRDLIAGSGSLTAGGTTYTFDALGRTITKGDLTFEYGPNGHLARATRGTSEWGYLYDEAGQRLMKFEGGIPVAAYLESGGYLDANDLTEPFRFAGQLVGLVRGGSFQLLAADMRGSLMADQDGTARLASPFGHRSVHPDNAAVVDYVQKGYDADLGLVRMGVRDYDPSINRFLTSDPLFLEEPERCVTSPVECNLYGYARNNPLRYDDPSGKGAKEFFQGLAMGTTAALLPAGSLLPVPQEQHEHFYVGYAAAMTAGGIVETIQGIGTMMSGAGMVGGGGAASATGVGAVVGVPAAATGVVVIGLGAAISTDGVADVRKGFEVMQMSNKAGAGGGSAPQKQAPGRNTQPAGTRTKNRLPEGRNGDVGPADGVLEKRNPQTGELQQQRRYDSQGKPVKDIDYGHDHGAGDPHVHDWTYESPQAPNPSRQPGRPLQQGETL is encoded by the coding sequence ATGCCTCACCCTGGCGCCGTCCTCTTCTCCCAAGCCCCTTCCGTGTCCTCCCTTCCACTCCGAATCCTGTTCCCGCTCGTGGTCTGTCTGGCCACGGCTCTCGCCGTCCCCGCCCATGCGGCCCATCCCTTCGCGGACTCCCTGATTCAGCCTCCCGGGCTGGCGGTGCCACAGCGCGGCTCGCTCGTCGGTTCACTCGCCGGGGTTGCCTTCTCCGCGTCGGACCTCAGCCGGGGGGGGTACACCCTGGAGTCTCCCTTCGCGGTTCCCTCGGACCAGGGTCCCCTGCTCGCCCCCATCTTCCCCCAGTACTCGGTGGATCAGGGCATCTCCGAGTGGGGCATGGGCTGGCAGGCCACGCTCGCGCTGACCCGCTTCCGCGCCGTGGGCTCGCTGGACTACGCCACGGATGGGCTCACGGGCCCCTGGGGTGAGCTCGTCCAAGGCACGGATGGGGATTGGTACCCGCGCGGCCTGAGCACGGGCGTGCGCGTCGCGGCCACCGCGGATGGCTTCGTGGCCTATCTGCCCGATGGCACCCGGCAGGTGTTCGGAGGCGCGGCCCGGGTCCAGAACGCGCGGGGGACTTATTCCTGGCACCTCACCGAGGTGGTGACGGCGACCGGATGGCGCACGTCCCTTGCTTACGAAGCCAACGCCTCGGGCCGTCTCTTCCTCAAGACGGTGTCCTTTGGCGGCGTGGGCAATAACACGCAGTACCAGGTGGAGTTTGTCTACGCGCCGGTTCCGGTGCCCTTCTCCGACTGGCGCTCCTCCCAGGCCCTGGTGCTCGACCGGCGCGTCCAGAAGGTGGTGGTGTCGGGCCGGAGCCATGCGTCGAGCGTGCTGCGCGAGCGCTGGCATTATGACCTCACCTATCAACAGGAAGCCCTCAGCCCGGCGTTCTTCTTGAAGGACGTCGTCCGGGTGTTCGCCTCGGGTGAGTCCGAGCCGCCCGTTCGCTACACCTACAACACGGGGACCACGCGGTTGACGTCCGCGCAGTTCCGCTACGTGCCCCAGTTCGATTCCGTGGCGGCGCAGTTGGGCTGGGATGCCCTCTACCCGACGCGCACGGCGCCCATCGACGTCAACGAGGACGGGCTGGTCGACCTCGAGCACCATGAGAGCAACGTCCTGGCGGTGCAGGGCCCCACGGGCTTCACCCTGGAGTCGCTGCCGGCCGCGAGCGGTCCCGTCCATTCGGCGTGCCGCTGGGCTCCCTCGGCCGAGAACCCCGTGCGGCACCTGATGAAGCTGCGGCCCGAGGACACGGCCTACCGGGTGCTCGATCTGCGCTACGGCGTGACGTCCTCCAGCACCACCCGGCTCACGGTGTGCGAGCGCGACGGGGTCGCCGTCCACACCGCCGAGCTGCCGGGCAATCTGGAGTCCGGGCCGAACAACCGTCTGGTGGACCTGGATGGAGATAAACGCCCGGACTTCATCGAGGTCTTCAGCGGGGGCTACCAGGTGCTGCCCAACACCAGTACGGCGGCGGGGTATTCCTTCGGGGCGCCCATCCGCCGCGCGCTCTCGCCGCAGTTCCTGCCGGAGAAGACGTGGCTGCATGACATGAATGGCGATGGGCTGCTGGACATCGTCGCGTACTTCGACCCGGGCCTGGCGGTGTGGTTCGGCCGAGGAGGACATGAGTTCGCGCCCGAGGCCGTCCTCATGTCCTTCTACGCGGATGGGGCGCTGCTGGGAGACTTGTCGAGCTACCAAATCCACTTCGTCGACGTGAACAAGGACGGCGTGTCCGATGCGCTCATCGCGCAGGACTCGCTGGTGTTCATCTTCATCAATGACGGCACGCGCTTTCGCTACATCCGGGTGCCCGCGCTGCGCACGTTGCTGGGGCTCGTCGCCAGCTACCCCATGGTGGTGGACGTGACGGGCAGCGGGGACACGGAAGTGGCGGTGGTGGAGGCCTTCCAGGGAATGACGCAGTCGGTGGCGCTCAACGCGGCGGAGACGGGGCTGCTGCGCACGGCCGACGATGGCAAGGGCACCGTGCTGAGTTTCGAGTACGGCCGGGCCCCGGCGGAAGCGGGCGTACGCCAACGCGCCACGGTGCTCAAGAAGCTGGTGGTCGACTCGTCGGGTGCGGACCCCGTGACGTACACGTACCAGTACTCCGGTGGGCGCGTGCACTCCAAGGGGCTGCACCTGCTGGGCTTCGACCAGGTGGTGCGTCAGGCCCCGTCGCTCGTCGAGCAGGTGGGGTTCATCAACGACGATACGTCCGTGGGACTCTCCGTGTCGTCGTTCGAGTCCGACGCGCGCACGCCGGGCATTGGCCGCTATTCGACCCGGAGTTTCGACCTCGTCTTCTTCCAGGGATTGCCCTGGCGGCGGCTCAAGGAGGAGCGCTCGGGGTATACGCAGCAGACAGTGGACGGGCCTCTCGTGTCGGAGGAGTTCACGGAGTACCCGGCCTATGACGACTCCGAGCTGTGCCCGTCGCGCACGGTGCGCCATACGGCGCAGGGCACGCTCACCACCGAGCGCCGGCGCGCCGTGGTGCCGGGGCTCTCGCGGCACCTGCACTGTCTGGAGGATCGGCTCATCCTCTCCGGGCAGCACCCCCAGTCCGCGTTCAACTTCCACCATGAGGCCTGGCTGACGCGCAACGCGGTGGGCCTGGTTCAGCGGGTGCAGAGCGTGGGTGAGGACGGCCTGCTCACGTTGCAGGAGGTGGTGTACCGCTCGGACTTCGCCGTGGAGAGCGTGTCGGTGCCTGGCCGCGGCACCACGTTCTTCGAGATGGAGCCCGGCAGCTTCCTGCTCCGCAAGGTGACGTCTCCGGACGGCTCCGTGGTGGAAGTGACCGAGCGCGATCCCCTCACGGACGCCATCCGCGTGCTGTCCAACCAGCACGGGCCCCAGTCCTATACGCAGTCCTTCCGCTATGACGGGCAGGAACGGCTCCAGAAGCAGTGGGACAGCCTGGGGGGCGCGACGGAGTCCAACCCGGCGCTGAGCTTCGCCTACCAATTCGCGACCGTTCAGCGGCCCGCGATGGTGAATATCACCACGCTGGTGGAGGCCCTGTCCGGAGCGCGGCGGCAATCGGTGGAGTGGAGCACGGCGGCGGGAAGGCAGGTGGCGACCGCCCAGCGCATTCCCGAGGGGTGGGCCTTCGAGGGCGTGACCACGTTCCACCCGGGTCTCCTGGAGACGCGCGACTACAACCGCCCCACGGAGCCGGCGAGCACCGTCCCGGGGACGGTCACCTACCAGCAACTGCACACGGGCTTGCAGTCCGTGGGCATCCGACGCGCCGCGGGCTTTGGCCATGAAGTGGAGGCGCTGTCCAAGCTCCACGCGGATGTGGAGCGGCAGGTGGTGTCGAGCCTCGGCCTGGACGCGGGCCTGGTGCGGAGCGAATCGCTGGAGAATGGCACCTGGCGGACCCGGGTGTGGCGTAATGGCTCGCGGGAGGTGGTGCGCCGGGAACAACCGGATGGCACCACCTACCAGTTCGAGCGGGACATGCTCGGCCGCCTGCGCGGTGTGTTGCTGCCGGATGGCAAGCACCATGGCGTCACCCATGATGCGTATGGCCGGGTGACACAGGTGACGCGCGAGGGGCTGTCCTCGATTGTCTATCACTACGCGCCCATCACCGGGCTCCTGAGCAGCCGCGTCTTCTACTCGGCCCAGGGAGTGCCCCAGCGCTCGGAGACGTGGACGTACGACGCCATCGGGCGCAGGTCAGTGGAACTGCACACGGACCTCATCCACGGGACGACCCAGAGCTACCGCTTCTTCTACGACGGAGCGCTTCCGGGCATGCCGAGCAGGCGCACGCACCTGGGCGCCCTGTCGGCGGTGCAGGGGGATGGCTACCTCAAGACGTTCGACCACCGCGCGGATGGCAAGCTCTCCCTGTTCACGTTGCGCCTGGATGGCTGGCGTACCGTGGAGTCTCAATTCCAATACGCGGCCGATGGAGAGCCGACGTGGTCGTCCACCACCGTGCGGGAGGCGGACGGCTCGGTGCTGTCCACCTCCACCACGCAACAGCGGTGGGATGCCCATGGCCGGTTGAGCGAGGTGCTGCGCAATGGCGTTTCGCTGGCCACCTTCGGCTACGACGGGAACGGTCAGGCCTCGTGGGCGTCCTTCAACACGGGTGACCAGATCCAACTCGGGTACGATCCGCTGACCCGCCGCCGGTTGTCCCTGGCGCAGACGGCGGTGGCGGGATGGAATGCCTCCTCCGCTCAGCGGCTCGACGCGCGAGGCTTCCTGGCGCGGGAGTCCCTGGTCGTCGGCGGCAAGAACCTGCTGCGGTTCTATGACTACTCGGCGCAGGGCTTCCTCACCCATGCCCAGGACGCGGAGAACGCCTACTCGTACACGTTCGACGGCGCGGGCCTCCCCCTGAGTGTCGAGGATGCGAATGGACATCGCGATCTCATCGCGGGCAGTGGCTCACTCACAGCGGGCGGCACGACGTACACCTTCGACGCGCTCGGACGCACCATCACCAAGGGGGACCTGACGTTCGAGTACGGGCCCAATGGCCACCTCGCGCGCGCCACTCGGGGCACGAGCGAGTGGGGCTACCTGTACGACGAGGCGGGTCAGCGCCTGATGAAGTTCGAGGGCGGTATCCCCGTGGCGGCCTATCTGGAGAGCGGTGGCTACCTGGACGCGAATGACCTCACCGAGCCGTTCAGATTCGCTGGGCAACTGGTGGGCCTCGTGCGGGGCGGTTCCTTCCAGTTGCTCGCCGCGGACATGAGGGGTTCGCTCATGGCGGACCAGGATGGCACGGCGCGGTTGGCCTCGCCCTTCGGTCACCGGAGCGTGCATCCGGACAATGCCGCCGTCGTGGACTACGTGCAGAAGGGCTACGACGCGGACCTGGGGCTCGTGCGCATGGGCGTGCGCGACTACGACCCGTCCATCAACCGCTTCCTCACGTCGGATCCGCTCTTCCTGGAGGAGCCGGAGCGGTGCGTGACGAGTCCCGTGGAATGCAACCTGTACGGCTACGCCCGGAACAACCCGCTGCGCTACGACGATCCCAGCGGCAAGGGGGCGAAGGAGTTCTTCCAGGGCCTGGCCATGGGGACCACCGCGGCGTTGCTCCCCGCGGGTTCTCTGTTGCCGGTGCCACAGGAGCAGCACGAGCACTTCTATGTGGGTTATGCGGCCGCCATGACGGCGGGGGGGATCGTCGAGACGATCCAAGGCATCGGGACGATGATGTCCGGTGCTGGAATGGTCGGTGGTGGTGGCGCCGCGAGCGCCACGGGTGTGGGCGCGGTCGTGGGCGTGCCGGCCGCGGCCACTGGCGTGGTGGTGATTGGGCTCGGGGCGGCGATCTCCACCGATGGCGTGGCGGATGTCCGCAAGGGCTTTGAAGTGATGCAGATGTCCAACAAGGCGGGGGCGGGGGGTGGATCGGCTCCGCAGAAGCAAGCGCCCGGACGTAATACCCAGCCCGCTGGGACGAGAACGAAGAACCGTCTGCCCGAGGGGCGCAATGGGGATGTGGGTCCCGCCGATGGCGTCCTCGAGAAACGAAATCCCCAGACCGGTGAGCTGCAACAGCAGCGCCGGTATGATTCTCAAGGCAAACCGGTGAAGGATATTGATTATGGACATGATCATGGAGCGGGAGATCCGCACGTCCATGATTGGACCTATGAATCACCTCAGGCGCCGAATCCGTCGCGGCAACCTGGGCGTCCGCTCCAGCAGGGAGAGACCTTGTGA